The genomic DNA TCGATtctctctttacattttcataCTTCTTGTTTCTACGTTGTTTACACCTGTTACTTAGTCATTTATTAGCGACGCGTAGGAAGCGATGAGACGTCTGACGTTGAAGAGTTGACTCGTAAGTTGATGTTCAACggtgaaagtgattttcacaCGCGAATGTGTTATCTATTAAAACATTCGTTAAGTGTCAATGTTCTTGTGCTCCAACGACGAAAGTTTGGATGTTGAAACTGTTGATATTCAACCGGGAGGTTGCGATTTCGTGCGTTGTTAGTGAAACAAAAGTCACGATCCTTGAAGAATGGAGATATCTGTCGGCGGGCTTTTCGTGAGACAGCCCGCGTTCGAGCGGAATACGTAATCGTCGCGTGGAGCTTGTGCAGCTTTATCTTCATCTTCCACCGGCTcctcttctccttcttgtttATCGTTTTCCTTTCGTTGGTGGTCAAGGGATTTCTCGGTAGTTCGGAGCGACGCGCAGTTCCTCTCGATTCGTATCTTGTTCTGCGTCGATCGCGGATTCACCAGGATATAAATATCGAGCGTGATTCTTCGGTCAAGCATTCGATTGATCGCGAGCGTAAACAGCGAAAGTTTTCCAAATATAATTAACGATTCGCAAATACGAATGTTAACGACCTCGTCGATGAATACGCGTAATTAACTCTCGAATGACAATGTCCTAAggatattataaattgaaataaaacttaACAGTTTCGCGCCAATGTAAAACCACGCTTGCGCAGTCGGATTAGCCAAAGATTTTACGATCCTTTTAAGGAAACCAGACGAACAAACAACGAAAATAGCTTGGAAACAGTAGAATCATCGCATACCGTTTCTCGTGTTTCCAGGAAATACTGCCAGTCCCTTTTGAGCGAGGACGAACCTTGCGAAGGATCGAGCCATGGGCCGCACAGGATACACGTGCATCAGGCACGTCTTCTGCTCCCTCAACCTTCTCATTTGGGTACGTAATTTTCATAGGAATCCTTTTCTACGCGATGTTTCTATGTACAGCTGTTTTCTCACCTCTGCATTCAATCGTAATTACTGCGCGCAACTTCCTATACCATTTATTTCATCATCGACCATAAAAACTTCTTTTTAaccggttaaaaataaatattgttcaTGAGAATCTAAAACACGTGACAAGCACGTTCATAATATCGCGTTGATCAAAAAGCATTGTAATAACGATGTTCTTCAGCAGACATAgaagaaaatgtttgaaattccaaaaattGGATCAATTAAGGTGTAGGCCGTTATCCTCTCATTTAGACGTAATCTAATAGAAGGTTAAGTAGTTTCTTACGATACGTAAGTGATTGACTGCATCAGAGCAAAGCGGAATTAAGAGGAAGGAGCATTAACAGTAGGAACAGCCCACGCGTGCGATTAAATCGATGCGCATTGTCATTCTCGGTGCATTCCAACATGCTCGGTCTCTCCTCTCGAATTTATCGTGCCACTTAAAATCGTCCGTTCCGTCGTGTACCAGCCTTAAATAGGACATTGAACCGTGCTCTATGAGCTATGAACTTACGGTACCGGTCAGCATACTCGCAAGGCACTCGTCTAACGAGACTTTTCCTTGTAAATCTTTCAACAGGTACACTCGTCGCGACTCTTTTCAAGATTTAAAGCACGCGTCGACATTTTGAGGACATCGTTTAGAATGTAATAGAATTGGTAAAGGGAACAATATTGAAAGTCGGCGCGGTTTAAACGGTAAAACGAGGAACAATGTTGAAAAAAAATCGGCACAGTTTCAACAAAGAACACGTTCGCAATTTCCAGGGCTCTTATTACGCGCGCTGTGCCCTTAATTGTACGGTTGGTCAGCTTCGCGTTGAAATTGCATCGGTAATTTTGCCCGTGAACGTAGTCGGCGTGTTAATCGACCATGTTGGACTTTTTGCACGGCCGTTATGTTTGCTGGAAAAATGTTTAACGGTACCAGTTACGCGAACCACGTAAATCGAGCAGCGCGTTTAATCTCTCGATCGCTCGTCCATTCATTCCTCCCGGCTGATTCTTTATCGCGTAGCGTTGTATTCATCGACGATACCTACGTTCGAACTAGTTCGACCGGATTGGATAACGCGACCGATGGTTACCACACTGATGCTAATTTGCGGTTGTTCGATGATATCGCTAGGGTCAACACTCTGTCGGCGACGTTTCTGCGCGAAGCGTCGTCCTAGATTATCCGTTTGTTTTATCCCGACTGTTAcgctttaaaaaattaaacgcAGACGAGAAGCTTAACGGGAAATGTGGCAAAATTAGGTTGACCAGACAAAGGAACAGTAGAAATGGCAAATGGGAGAGAACAATCGCTTTGATCTTGCTCAGGGTCTGATGAGACAGCGACGGGACAGTAAATTACTAAACCGCAACAATCGTCAGAGAAAGGTCAATATCCTTTCTAATCTCGCTGTCACCGACACAAACTCAGTTTCACCCAACCAAGAGGATAATTTTCCTTTTGATATAATAATCGCGGTCATGGGAAAGAGAACgtttcatcattttaatttcgCCAAATCCAGCAATTTGACGATCGCCATGAAGAAAAATATGCGTTCGCAGTCGACCGCATCCAGGCCAACAACGGCCGCTCTGATTTCAGTAATTTTCTTTACAGTTATGCGCTTGCGGAATTTTGGGTGCAGGCCTATGGCTGCGATTGGCATTCTCTGGATACTCAACCTTGGTACCGCATTACAGTTTCGCGTCAGCTGACTCGTTCCTGCTCGCTGCCGGATGCGTGACCTTCGTCATCGCCTTCTTCGGATGCTGCGGTGCTTGGTTTCAATCGCGATGCATGTTAATCACGGTACGTAGACAATACCTGACAAGCCGttcgttgaaatttttcattctaatCGAACGTGTTTCCTTCACAGTATTTCGGTTTGGTGATATTGATGTTCCTGGCTGAGTTTATGCTAGGCACTCTTGCCTTCATCTTCAGGGAACATTTGGCAAAGAGTTTGAAGGAGGAGTTACTGTATGGTATCGAGAGACACTACGATCAGAATAGAGAACCTGGATCGCTTTCTTCCGTATGGGACCACATACACACCGAGGTGAATGCATGTCTTCATTGTAATGGATTAGGAGTTCATAGTTTGAGAATCTGAAATCGCTCTCACTGGATTTCTAGCGGCCCGTTTGGTGTCTCTGTTACCATAAATATCAGCCTACTTTCTTTcagcaattttctaattttccgtGTCGATTTCAGTTCCACTGTTGCGGTGTACGGGACTACACCGACTGGTTCCAGATCTCAGCGTGGCCAACGGAGGATCGCGTACCCGACTCTTGTTGCATACAGAGAGAACGATATTGCGGTCGTCTCGACCCGGAGGGACGTAACAAGGAGTTGTGGTACAAGGAAGGCTGCGCCACGGCTATTCAAATGTGGCTGGTTACCAGGCTTCACGTGGTCGGCATTGTCGGTCTCGTGGTCGCTTTCCTTCAGTTGTTCGGACAAGTAGCCAGTATGATTTTATTCTGCACCGTCAGGCACAAGAGATCGTCCCACACTTACAAGAGCTACGATACAACGAATACCTAGAATTTCCGATGGATCTTAGACGAGACCAGTGTCTAGGATCCatgatttcaaaaaaaaaaagaaaaaaaaagacaattcTACCATACACCGGATAATCACGATCTTCTTCGTCAAGTTTAAAGAAGATTTCGATTGTTACGCTTGTCCTGATTCGAGAATAATTCATTCTCTTCGTTGTCTCCCTGATAAGATAACACACTCTTCTTCTGTTCAAGTTCGAGTAGGATCGTCGCGATGATCGTGGAAATTTCTGTTTATCGACTAACAAGAAAGTGGAGCGAAATAATTAACGAGCATGTTTCGAGAGATACGTACGACGAGTCATTAGGCTAATGGGCCATTAGCGTTGATAAACGAGTCTTTCTCGATTCAACCGCCAATACAGTCAGTTTTCAATGAAACCTACTGTTAATTCGTAGATTCGTCGTACTCACTTTCGTATAAGGTTCGAGGAGAATAAAATGTTAGTGTTCGAATGGTTACATCTTATGTTATCTTTGCATGCGATAATTGTTTATTTACTAAGTGTTACGTTATCACACGCTACGCATACCAAAATTGCTGTTTGCACCACCAGCCACTCGATCGTTCGTTTGTAAGGTATGCTGGTCGTGCAATCAAGAGCACATAATTGTTTTTACTCGTTTTAAGATCGTTTCCCACAGCTACGGTATACAAAGAGACTTCTTTACTTCGATTAGCTTTAAATCCCGGGGCTGTGCCGATCCAACGTTTTTATTCGTATATTTATTTGATTGTACGCGCAGTCGTATAGTTAGtaattaacaatttcattattatgacAGATCGAAATTCTTCCCgactttaataatttatatttattcaacGTGTTCTGGAATTCGTAGTTTGCAGTAGAACACAAAAGTATCGTTTGGAGCTGCAACGAAGCTCGTAAGGTTTGTCGTATATCGttcgtttaataaataatatatttatgccACATCATTTTTCAGAAGTGTTTCTAGGATGATTTTATCTACACGTCCATATTTCAGTATTCAACGCGTATGTTTCggtaaaaaaatgaacaatttattcaACTAAAATAGGAAATAGTAAATAACAAGCGTAGATAACATCGAACGAAATGATTCTTTACAGTACGATATTTACATACATACGTCATTCAAGACCGACCAGTTTTGCTCCGACGTGATTCAACGCCTCGGTGAGGCCACGGGAGGTCTTCTTGGCAGCATTCCGTGGAAACTGAAAACAACAATTGATTCGTCACCATCGAGAAccaaaaaaaatacataatctTATGTTACAGATGCTCACATCTACAACAGCGTTCAAGAAATTACTGAATCCTTCGAAACCGCTGACCAAAGCTCTACCAATCCCTATGAACTTATCTCCAGTATTGCCATATTTCTCCTGCTCCTTAAGTCCATCGACGATTGGCGTTGGCTGCAAGAAGGACTCCAAAATCCCTGCTGCAGGTTTAGGAAGCGGTCTTTCAAAGAAACTTTGGGCACTTTCGTTCTCTAATCGCACCGTTTCTCGGGCATCGGGTCGGGTATTTATCACCGGAGGTTGATTGACCAATTCTATGCTTCTTTGTTGAGGTTTCGAGAGCTCTGTCTTTTCTACCTTGTTCTGAGATTCGCTGGTGATAGCCTGAATGATAGACAAATCGCACGTCAAGGAAAATGTATCAGAAAGGTGTTAAAAATGTTAGATACCTGCTTTGAGAATTTTTCAATCAAGTACTAGGTTATTGTCGATAAAATGGCTTGTTATGgcttgatacttttatgtcatcaaatcttgTCAGACTTCACGTTTCGCAATCAACTGTTTGATATGCAACAGCCTAATACGTACGCGGTTAGAATATCCGAGGTTTTATGCGAATCTCAAACCGTCAGGAATTTCTAAGTTGATCACCCGTACGTGTttagaaattgttaataaaaatctaCTACGATGTTGTTATTGCATATCGTTAGAAATTACA from Osmia lignaria lignaria isolate PbOS001 chromosome 15, iyOsmLign1, whole genome shotgun sequence includes the following:
- the Tsp5D gene encoding tetraspanin 5D, with amino-acid sequence MGRTGYTCIRHVFCSLNLLIWLCACGILGAGLWLRLAFSGYSTLVPHYSFASADSFLLAAGCVTFVIAFFGCCGAWFQSRCMLITYFGLVILMFLAEFMLGTLAFIFREHLAKSLKEELLYGIERHYDQNREPGSLSSVWDHIHTEFHCCGVRDYTDWFQISAWPTEDRVPDSCCIQRERYCGRLDPEGRNKELWYKEGCATAIQMWLVTRLHVVGIVGLVVAFLQLFGQVASMILFCTVRHKRSSHTYKSYDTTNT
- the LOC143306113 gene encoding uncharacterized protein LOC143306113, which translates into the protein MMMSALEVKNVLNIYILIIVCCFDLSNSRPAEQPTKISLNTGDGLKTIDSQLASALERVQAITSESQNKVEKTELSKPQQRSIELVNQPPVINTRPDARETVRLENESAQSFFERPLPKPAAGILESFLQPTPIVDGLKEQEKYGNTGDKFIGIGRALVSGFEGFSNFLNAVVDFPRNAAKKTSRGLTEALNHVGAKLVGLE